A window of Gouania willdenowi chromosome 12, fGouWil2.1, whole genome shotgun sequence contains these coding sequences:
- the ntmt1 gene encoding N-terminal Xaa-Pro-Lys N-methyltransferase 1, producing the protein MGDIVENEASFYSNAEHYWREVPPTVDGMLGGYGSISSIDINGSKAFLKKFLGDGEAQTASGCALDCGAGIGRISKRLLLPLFRTVDLVDVTQEFLNKARTYLGEEAKRVGNFFCSGLQEFVPEDGRYDVIWIQWVIGHLTDEHLVEFLRRCQKALRPNGLIVIKDNMSYEGVVPDEVDSSVCRELDIVRSLAARAGLRIVHEEQQLDFPKEIYQVHTLALR; encoded by the exons ATGGGAGACATCGTGGAGAATGAGGCCAGCTTCTACTCTAACGCTGAGCACTACTGGAGGGAAGTCCCGCCCACTGTGGACGGCATGCTGGGGGGATACGGCAGCATCTCCAGCATCGACATCAACGGCTCCAAAGCCTTCCTCAAGAAGTTCCTCGGT GACGGAGAGGCACAGACAGCTTCAGGCTGTGCCCTGGACTGTGGTGCTGGCATCGGGAGGATTTCCAAGCGTCTGCTGCTGCCTCTGTTCAGGACGGTGGACTTGGTGGACGTGACGCAAGAGTTCCTGAACAAAGCCCGGACTTACCTGGGGGAGGAGGCCAAGAGGGTGGGGAACTTCTTCTGCAGCGGCCTTCAGGAGTTTGTGCCCGAGGATGGGCGATATGATGTCATCTGGATCCAGTGGGTCATCG GTCACCTGACAGACGAGCACCTGGTGGAGTTCCTGCGACGCTGTCAGAAAGCTCTGCGTCCCAACGGCCTCATCGTCATCAAGGACAACATGTCGTACGAGGGTGTGGTCCCAGACGAGGTGGACAGCAGCGTGTGTCGCGAGCTAGACATCGTCCGCAGCTTGGCGGCCAGAGCCGGACTTCGCATCGTCCACGAGGAGCAACAGCTCGACTTCCCCAAAGAGATTTACCAGGTCCACACACTGGCCCtgagatag